In the Micromonospora narathiwatensis genome, one interval contains:
- the rlmB gene encoding 23S rRNA (guanosine(2251)-2'-O)-methyltransferase RlmB, protein MAGNSQRRGRRLTPKAGAPKGSGGKNKDSLAGRGRTLPADERPWHKGYSGTEKLPQRTAWKQDKERRAAAEEGRAPKIGQPGTKDTTWGKGGRAGVPLKGGKGRAPARSGPRVAPGRRSNPAKDSPELLVGRNPVLESLRAQVPATALYTAQGIDIDDRINEIVRTAADRGIAILEVSRAELDRMTGGVLHQGVGLQVPPFAYEPFEDLMAASLEQAAPLLVALDGVTDPRNLGAVIRSAAAFGAQGVFVPERRAAGITATAWRTSAGAAARVPVAQVTNLTRSLKACKDAGFVVIGLDADGETDLYDLEAAVGPLVVVVGSEGRGLSRLVGETCDLTVSIPMVSDVESLNASVAAAVTLAEVARRRAVEA, encoded by the coding sequence ATGGCCGGCAACTCGCAGCGCCGTGGCCGGCGACTGACGCCGAAGGCGGGTGCCCCGAAGGGCTCCGGCGGCAAGAACAAGGACTCCCTCGCGGGCCGGGGCCGTACCCTGCCCGCCGACGAGCGGCCCTGGCACAAGGGATACTCGGGCACCGAGAAGCTTCCGCAGCGCACCGCCTGGAAGCAGGACAAGGAGCGCCGCGCGGCGGCCGAGGAGGGGCGTGCCCCCAAGATCGGCCAGCCGGGCACCAAGGACACCACCTGGGGCAAGGGCGGCCGGGCCGGCGTCCCGCTCAAGGGCGGCAAGGGCAGGGCTCCCGCCCGGAGCGGTCCCCGGGTCGCCCCGGGCCGCCGGTCCAACCCGGCCAAGGACAGCCCGGAGCTGCTGGTCGGGCGGAACCCGGTGCTGGAGTCGCTGCGCGCCCAGGTGCCGGCGACCGCCCTCTACACCGCCCAGGGCATCGACATCGACGACCGGATCAACGAGATCGTCCGGACCGCCGCCGACCGGGGCATCGCGATCCTGGAGGTCAGCCGGGCCGAGCTGGACCGGATGACCGGGGGCGTGCTGCACCAGGGCGTCGGCCTCCAGGTGCCGCCGTTCGCGTACGAGCCGTTCGAGGACCTGATGGCGGCCTCGCTGGAGCAGGCCGCTCCGTTGCTGGTCGCGCTGGACGGGGTCACCGACCCGCGCAACCTCGGCGCGGTGATCCGCTCCGCCGCCGCGTTCGGCGCGCAGGGTGTCTTCGTACCGGAGCGGCGGGCCGCCGGGATCACCGCGACCGCCTGGCGGACCAGCGCCGGCGCGGCCGCGCGGGTCCCGGTCGCCCAGGTCACCAATCTGACCCGGTCGCTCAAGGCATGCAAGGACGCCGGCTTCGTCGTGATCGGCCTGGACGCCGACGGCGAGACCGACCTGTACGACCTGGAGGCGGCGGTCGGCCCGCTGGTGGTGGTGGTCGGCTCGGAGGGGCGGGGGCTGTCCCGGCTGGTCGGCGAGACCTGTGACCTGACCGTGAGCATCCCGATGGTCTCCGACGTCGAGTCGCTCAACGCCAGCGTCGCCGCCGCGGTCACCCTGGCCGAGGTCGCCCGCCGGCGCGCCGTCGAGGCGTAA
- the cysS gene encoding cysteine--tRNA ligase, whose translation MTLRLYDTATRSVRDFVPREAGKVGVYLCGLTLQAPPHIGHLRSGVNYDVLRRWLIASGFEVTFIRNVTDIDDKILVKAMEQGRPFWSIAYANEQILAESYRALNVLPPTYEPRATGHIPEMHELIARLIETGHAYPATDGSGDVYFDVASWPAYGSLSGQSPEDMQSAGDAPERGKRDPRDFALWKGAKPDEPADAYWPSPWGRGRPGWHIECSAMCWRYLGPEFDIHGGGLDLTFPHHENEIAQSQAADLPFARYWVHHGLLGIGGTKMGKSLGNTLDLDYVASLGVRPVELRYYYAAAHYRSRIDYSEDALREAAVAYRRVEGFVQRAAERVGAGQFGELPAGFVAAMDDDLNTSAALAVLHEVVRDGNTALTAGDDVTVRTALAATRAMLDILGVDPLDPAWTGGGRASDLRGVVDSLIALALEQRAQARSRKDWAAADAVRDQLKQAGVVVEDTPQGPRWTIGEQD comes from the coding sequence GTGACGCTACGCCTGTATGACACCGCCACCCGATCGGTGCGGGACTTTGTTCCGCGGGAAGCCGGCAAGGTGGGGGTCTACCTGTGTGGTCTCACCCTCCAGGCTCCGCCGCACATCGGCCACCTTCGCTCCGGCGTCAACTACGACGTGCTGCGCCGCTGGCTGATCGCGTCCGGTTTCGAGGTCACCTTCATCCGCAACGTGACCGACATCGACGACAAGATCCTGGTCAAGGCGATGGAGCAGGGCCGCCCGTTCTGGTCGATCGCGTACGCCAACGAGCAGATCCTGGCCGAGTCGTACCGGGCGTTGAACGTGCTGCCGCCCACCTATGAGCCGCGGGCCACCGGGCACATCCCCGAGATGCACGAGCTGATCGCCCGGCTGATCGAGACCGGTCACGCCTACCCGGCCACCGACGGCTCCGGCGACGTCTACTTCGACGTGGCCTCCTGGCCGGCGTACGGGTCGCTCTCCGGCCAGTCGCCGGAGGACATGCAGTCCGCCGGGGACGCGCCCGAGCGGGGCAAACGCGACCCGCGGGACTTCGCCCTCTGGAAGGGGGCCAAGCCGGACGAGCCGGCCGACGCGTACTGGCCCTCGCCGTGGGGCCGGGGCCGGCCCGGCTGGCACATCGAGTGCTCCGCGATGTGCTGGCGCTACCTCGGCCCCGAGTTCGACATCCACGGCGGCGGGCTCGATCTGACCTTCCCGCACCACGAGAACGAGATCGCCCAGTCCCAGGCGGCCGACCTGCCGTTCGCCCGCTACTGGGTGCACCACGGCCTGCTCGGCATCGGTGGCACCAAGATGGGCAAGTCGCTGGGCAACACCCTCGACCTCGACTACGTGGCGTCGCTCGGGGTCCGCCCGGTCGAGCTGCGCTACTACTACGCAGCCGCGCACTACCGGTCCCGCATTGACTATTCCGAGGACGCGCTGCGCGAGGCCGCGGTCGCGTACCGGCGGGTCGAGGGCTTCGTGCAGCGGGCCGCGGAGCGGGTCGGCGCCGGGCAGTTCGGCGAGCTGCCGGCCGGCTTCGTCGCGGCCATGGACGACGACCTCAACACCTCGGCCGCTCTGGCCGTGCTGCACGAGGTGGTCCGCGACGGCAACACCGCGTTGACCGCCGGCGACGATGTGACCGTGCGCACGGCGCTGGCCGCCACCCGGGCGATGCTGGATATCCTCGGCGTCGACCCCCTGGACCCGGCGTGGACCGGTGGTGGCCGCGCGAGCGACCTGCGTGGTGTGGTGGACTCCCTGATCGCGCTCGCCCTGGAGCAGCGTGCCCAGGCCCGCAGCCGCAAGGACTGGGCCGCCGCAGACGCCGTACGCGACCAGCTCAAGCAGGCCGGCGTGGTGGTCGAGGACACCCCCCAGGGCCCCCGTTGGACTATTGGAGAGCAGGACTGA
- a CDS encoding ABC transporter ATP-binding protein, which produces MATVTYAKASRIYPGTERPAVNQLDLEIGDGEFLVLVGPSGCGKSTSLRMLAGLEDVDDGAIYIDERDVTHLPPKARDIAMVFQNYALYPHMTVYENMAFALKLRKTSKSEIDRRVKEAAGLLQLEEFLNRKPKALSGGQRQRVAMGRAIVREPQVFLMDEPLSNLDAKLRVQTRTQIASLQAKLGVTTVYVTHDQVEAMTMGHRVAVMLDGVLQQVDTPRALYDTPANVFVAGFMGSPAMNIKTVPLTERGAAFAELNVPLTREQVEAAKAEGGNGKVTVGFRPEDCDLVSPTEGGMPVVVELVEDLGSDANVYGHAALEGHNERFVVRTDRRTMPNMGDTVFVKPRQGRSHVFHATTGKRI; this is translated from the coding sequence ATGGCTACGGTCACCTACGCGAAGGCGTCCCGGATCTACCCGGGCACCGAGCGCCCCGCGGTAAACCAGCTCGACCTCGAGATCGGCGACGGCGAGTTCCTCGTCCTGGTCGGCCCGTCGGGTTGCGGCAAGTCCACCAGCCTCCGGATGCTCGCCGGCCTGGAGGACGTCGACGACGGCGCCATCTACATCGATGAGCGGGACGTCACCCACCTGCCGCCGAAGGCCCGCGACATCGCGATGGTCTTCCAGAACTACGCCCTATACCCGCACATGACCGTCTACGAGAACATGGCCTTCGCGCTGAAGCTGCGCAAGACCTCGAAGTCGGAGATCGACCGGCGGGTCAAGGAGGCGGCCGGGCTGCTCCAGCTGGAGGAGTTCCTCAACCGCAAGCCGAAGGCGCTCTCCGGCGGCCAGCGCCAGCGGGTCGCCATGGGTCGCGCGATCGTCCGCGAGCCGCAGGTCTTCCTGATGGACGAGCCGCTGTCGAACCTCGACGCCAAGCTCCGGGTGCAGACCCGTACGCAGATCGCGTCGCTGCAGGCCAAGCTCGGCGTCACCACGGTCTACGTCACCCACGACCAGGTCGAGGCCATGACCATGGGCCACCGGGTCGCGGTCATGCTCGACGGCGTCCTCCAGCAGGTGGACACCCCCCGGGCGCTCTACGACACCCCGGCCAACGTCTTCGTCGCCGGCTTCATGGGCTCCCCCGCGATGAACATCAAGACCGTTCCGCTGACCGAGCGGGGCGCCGCGTTCGCCGAGCTGAACGTCCCGCTGACCCGCGAGCAGGTCGAGGCGGCCAAGGCCGAGGGCGGCAACGGCAAGGTCACCGTGGGCTTCCGTCCGGAGGACTGCGACCTGGTCAGCCCGACCGAGGGCGGCATGCCGGTCGTGGTCGAGCTGGTCGAGGACCTCGGCTCCGACGCCAACGTCTACGGCCACGCCGCGCTCGAGGGCCACAACGAGCGCTTCGTGGTCCGGACCGACCGGCGCACCATGCCGAACATGGGCGACACCGTGTTCGTGAAGCCGCGCCAGGGCCGCAGCCACGTCTTCCACGCCACCACCGGCAAGCGCATCTGA
- a CDS encoding IclR family transcriptional regulator — protein METAARTGETAQTLDRGLRLLHLVADAPGGLTVTEAAHRLGVGRAAVYRLVGALTEHGMLRRDGEGRLRLGVGVLHLARRAQPLLAEGALPALRRLAEQAGATAHLTVVEGGEGVALAVVEPSWTSFHVAYRTGSRHPLERGAAGRAILAGRSGAAGPISTSGELQSGAYGVAAPVLGVPGLEASVGVVSLTPLDVEVVGAQVTGAATAITTALT, from the coding sequence GTGGAGACGGCGGCACGTACGGGAGAGACGGCGCAGACCCTGGACCGGGGACTGCGGCTGCTGCACCTGGTCGCGGACGCGCCCGGCGGGTTGACCGTCACCGAGGCGGCGCACCGGCTGGGCGTCGGCCGGGCGGCGGTCTACCGGCTGGTCGGCGCGCTGACCGAGCACGGCATGCTACGCCGGGACGGCGAGGGCCGGCTGCGGCTCGGCGTCGGCGTGCTGCACCTGGCCCGGCGCGCCCAGCCGCTGCTCGCCGAGGGGGCGTTGCCCGCGCTGCGCCGGCTGGCCGAGCAGGCCGGCGCGACGGCGCACCTGACCGTGGTCGAGGGCGGCGAGGGGGTCGCCCTCGCGGTCGTGGAGCCGAGCTGGACGTCGTTCCACGTGGCGTACCGGACCGGGTCCCGCCACCCGCTGGAGCGGGGCGCGGCGGGACGGGCCATCCTGGCCGGGCGGTCGGGCGCCGCCGGCCCGATCAGCACCAGCGGGGAACTCCAGTCCGGGGCGTACGGGGTGGCCGCGCCGGTGCTCGGGGTGCCCGGGCTGGAGGCGAGCGTAGGCGTGGTATCGCTGACTCCGCTCGACGTCGAGGTGGTCGGCGCCCAGGTGACCGGCGCCGCGACCGCGATCACCACCGCCCTCACCTGA
- a CDS encoding carboxymuconolactone decarboxylase family protein produces the protein MALDARIQNPAALLPDAVQAVNLLYKAAHSAGVPGNTLELVHLRASQINGCSACVDSGARSARKAGETEERLFALAAWRETPYFTDAERAALALAEAATRLADRSDAVPDEVWDEAARHFGEKELAALVLWIATTNFFNRINATTRQPAPQHWG, from the coding sequence ATGGCTCTCGATGCACGCATCCAGAACCCGGCGGCCCTGCTCCCCGACGCGGTGCAGGCGGTCAACCTGCTCTACAAGGCCGCGCACTCGGCGGGCGTACCCGGCAACACGCTGGAACTGGTCCACCTGCGTGCCAGCCAGATCAACGGGTGCAGCGCCTGCGTCGACTCCGGGGCGCGGAGCGCCCGGAAGGCGGGCGAGACGGAGGAGCGCCTGTTCGCACTGGCCGCCTGGCGGGAGACGCCGTACTTCACCGACGCGGAGCGGGCCGCGCTCGCGCTGGCCGAGGCGGCGACCCGGCTCGCCGACCGGAGCGACGCGGTGCCGGACGAGGTGTGGGACGAGGCGGCTCGCCACTTCGGGGAGAAAGAACTGGCCGCGTTGGTGCTGTGGATCGCCACCACCAACTTCTTCAACCGGATCAACGCGACGACCCGCCAGCCGGCCCCGCAGCACTGGGGCTGA
- a CDS encoding MarR family winged helix-turn-helix transcriptional regulator — MAKFGEGTGDPSQLDNPLALEQQVCFALSVAARGVVAVYRPLLEPMGLTHPQYLVMLALWQHAPLSVRELSRLLQLDPGTLSPLLKRLEAIGYLQRERNPADERSLAVTLTARGLALRGEAERIPPAIVERLGMPLDDLRKLHAALTEVIEAAQQASKAAPH; from the coding sequence GTGGCGAAATTCGGTGAAGGGACGGGCGACCCGAGCCAGCTCGACAACCCGCTGGCGCTGGAGCAGCAGGTCTGCTTCGCCCTGTCCGTGGCGGCCCGCGGCGTCGTGGCCGTGTACCGTCCGCTGCTCGAACCGATGGGCCTGACCCACCCGCAGTACCTGGTGATGCTCGCCCTCTGGCAACACGCGCCGCTGTCCGTACGCGAGTTGAGCCGCCTGTTGCAGCTCGACCCGGGCACCCTGTCGCCGCTGCTCAAGCGCCTGGAGGCGATCGGCTATCTCCAGCGCGAGCGGAATCCGGCCGACGAGCGCAGCCTCGCGGTGACCCTGACCGCCAGGGGGCTGGCCCTGCGCGGCGAGGCCGAGCGGATCCCGCCCGCCATCGTCGAGCGGCTCGGCATGCCCCTGGACGACCTGCGGAAGCTGCACGCCGCGCTGACCGAGGTCATCGAGGCCGCCCAGCAGGCGTCGAAGGCCGCCCCGCACTGA
- a CDS encoding DUF559 domain-containing protein, producing MSPHPHRPAELAWQVFRGSDVIRRGLLTRHQLRGASWLRLRHDVYADARLDRDHALACRAALLRLPPGTLLAGPSAAYLHGVEHAAGFADDVHVLLPPRTRADAQPGIRVHRIRPDVSPASADLLVAGSATAGPVSTISIAAGGTGRAAEHEATSRPVPASIPATASRPVPTSIPATALQPVRTSIPATAPQPVPASIPATVGRPVARATRPAILRSGGVGGDPSPTGPSSWLPRSAPAACAWETAVWVDPVRAVGVIDTLLGSRLVSAGALADLAERNVGRPGGRRAGWVFGLADPAAQSPPESHLRVRLVLAGLPRPVAQHPVRLASGLVLHPDLAWPQFRVAVEYDGTWHADADQLHRDRQRLNLLVGAGWMVLHVTSRRLHRDFPAVVREVRAALVARGWRA from the coding sequence ATGTCTCCTCATCCGCACCGACCGGCCGAGCTGGCCTGGCAGGTCTTCCGGGGCTCGGACGTCATCCGGCGCGGGCTGCTGACCCGGCATCAGCTCCGGGGCGCGTCCTGGCTCCGCCTGCGGCACGACGTCTACGCCGACGCCCGGCTCGACCGTGATCACGCACTGGCGTGCCGCGCCGCTCTGCTCCGGCTGCCGCCGGGCACGCTGCTCGCCGGGCCCTCGGCCGCATACCTGCACGGCGTGGAGCACGCCGCGGGTTTCGCCGACGACGTGCACGTCCTGCTGCCGCCAAGGACCCGAGCGGACGCCCAGCCCGGAATCCGGGTCCACCGCATCCGTCCGGACGTGTCCCCCGCCTCCGCAGACCTCCTCGTCGCCGGCAGCGCCACCGCCGGACCGGTGAGCACCATCAGCATCGCCGCCGGTGGAACCGGCCGCGCGGCCGAGCACGAGGCCACCTCCCGGCCTGTTCCGGCGTCGATTCCCGCCACCGCCTCCCGGCCTGTTCCGACGTCGATTCCCGCCACCGCCTTGCAGCCCGTTCGGACGTCGATTCCCGCCACCGCCCCCCAGCCCGTTCCGGCGTCGATTCCCGCCACCGTCGGCCGGCCGGTGGCGCGGGCGACCCGGCCCGCCATCCTCCGATCCGGTGGGGTCGGAGGAGATCCCTCGCCCACTGGCCCTTCGTCCTGGCTGCCGCGCAGCGCCCCGGCGGCGTGTGCCTGGGAGACCGCGGTGTGGGTCGACCCCGTCCGGGCGGTCGGCGTCATCGACACGCTGCTGGGCAGTCGTCTGGTCAGCGCGGGCGCGCTCGCCGACCTGGCGGAACGCAATGTTGGACGACCTGGTGGCCGACGCGCCGGCTGGGTGTTCGGCCTGGCGGATCCGGCAGCGCAGTCTCCACCGGAGTCGCACCTACGGGTCCGCCTCGTGCTGGCCGGGCTGCCGCGACCGGTCGCACAACATCCGGTCCGGCTCGCCTCCGGGCTGGTCCTGCATCCCGACCTGGCCTGGCCGCAGTTCCGGGTCGCGGTCGAGTACGACGGCACGTGGCACGCCGACGCCGACCAGCTGCACCGTGACCGACAGCGCCTCAACCTGCTCGTCGGCGCCGGCTGGATGGTTCTGCACGTGACAAGCCGCCGCCTGCACCGCGACTTCCCCGCCGTGGTGCGCGAGGTCCGGGCAGCGCTCGTCGCTCGGGGATGGCGAGCGTGA